Below is a window of Humulus lupulus chromosome 2, drHumLupu1.1, whole genome shotgun sequence DNA.
gtgattaaatgtgatgcatgtgatgcacgagaaacatgtgattagggcatgctatgaatattgattaTAAGAtagatcagagcttgagtctctgtaattgtgcatgattataattatgcttttgattactgagtgagcatgccaaatgccttatatctgaatatttgacatatgatatatgtctgtttgtattACCTAAATGAGGAAGCACTGAATTATTAGTCtgggattggcaatggtgtcaatatcaactatgaagctgtgactcattagtcaagttcggcagtggaattgagcactggtcacatgggattgacttataagtcaagtacggccttagcgtgtttaacgcaagccgataaaagattagatctaatcgacatctgcattgaatgactcaaatgagcattaatgccggaccgacctcaagttcgatgaaaattaaatgcgcttgtctagtctatgggctagttaattagagccagagccagaatggctaaggtgacctacatgtcacatggctaggagggtatgggacctccagagtgtgactcattagtcacgtatacagggtatgactcattagtcatccacaccgagattgacttattagtcatctataccgagtgtgactcattagtcacctagatagagatggacttatcagtcatcagcatagggtatgactcattagtcatctatacaaagtgtgactaattagtcacctatacagggtgtgactcattagtcacccactccgagatcgacttattagtcatctatccaagaagcaggtcctcagagaatgactcattagtcttctatttagatgcaggaccccataatcatttatttgaacttatttgcatgcatgacggaagctattattgctaggaatgcacattatgattcgatgacatgttattattgttcatgagtATGTTGAGTcattcggctcacaggtgctaagtgatgtaggtaaaggcaagagaaagctggaccatccttgagttggagagcttaggtgacgacgtgtacatatgcggctgcttgaccgtcacggctgagggttgaaagaggaactagggttaaaccctattttgccgcatagatcggcctgttgtaaatattttcttgtaatagacttttaaattatatttttgggatcccaatgtatacaataaacgttcgaatgaaacgttatatcctaaccaaaatttttaatccctaaatcgctaatcatacttagttatacgattttggccaaatgactcgattagcaagtttagtactgtttacaaggcacaccgtaacggtccctagagtttagggcgttacaatcatgCTCTAGGGTTGTTCTATTTTTACGTTACCCTCGgccccgaggtaagaaaactgcacccaatacgtgatgtacgtgACTAGGGCTTGGCTCGATTGTTACATATGGATTGGGATTAGAGCTTGGGTCcatgtaaatgtgcatgattacgattatgccagtgattgtttgattaagcatgttgaatgctctgtatctggatatttgttatataatgaatgcctgtttgcattatctgattgagaaaggcttgacttattagtcaaggacaacaatagcGTTGAGCACTGGTCATTTTGATTAGActtaatcaggagcgcatcatacgcttgtccaacCTAGTGGTCGTGAAAATCTAAAGCTCTAGGTACGCTGGGCCatctccaaggctggttatacagagtatagggcaatgggccctgaggtgacttattagtccgaTATCCTAGGGCATTGGGTGCTAGtctaacttattagtcaattaATTAGGGCAATTGACCCCCATATGatgctgtagtcatttatatgaatggtatgcatgcaagagtatggttattactgctagacatgcttattatgatttggtaacgtgctattaactgcttatgagtatgtttaagttttcttgatgggccttggctcacgggttctatgtggtgcaggtaaagggaaatggaagctggaccagccatgagttggagaacttcggtggtgacgtgtacatatgcggctgctcgaccaccacggtcggggtttatcagaggaactagggtcaaaccctattttttcctcttaagtcggctggttgtaacttttgagttgtaattacccttgtGAAACTGTAAACaaatttgtaaatgtttattatgggatctcatgtacaacttaacgttttaacgAAATAACTATTCCTTTTTTATTGAAATTTTTAACTCTatactgttaatcacatttagttacatgtttattgccacatgactcgattagtgagcctagcactatttaaaatacacggtgtaacagtcttggctatccagggcgttacatagccCATCGTTCTTCCTGTTGCAGGTCGCCTCTGACCAAATTTGctagaagaagatgatgaatgggaAGAAGAAAAGGAGGAAGGGGAAGAATAAGAGAAACGAGAATGAAAGaaataaaaagagaagaaaaaaattatgattttttttttttaaattttagttcGATCTTTTAGTTTTTTGatgtatttttaaatatatatttttaatattttgattaatctattttaaattaaaaaatattatttttataatttaatttattttttaatttaaaataattaaaaatttatgatGTGATATTAATTTAGATGGACACGTGACTATTTGCTCACTCACAAGAGAATTGAACTAACATAAGAGTTAATTTACTAAAGAATGAGaagttaaatataagaaaaagCAAACTATAAGAATTTTGATGCCAATTActttaaatacatatttatatatatatatatatatagtatactaTACCGTcataatttgaagaaaaaaacatGTTTTAAAATAAGACATATTTTTttggaatgaaaaaaaaagatatattaGTCCTTATATTTTAAAGATTTGAACATTTCTCAAACCCTgtctaataaatatatatatatatattccggGAACAAGAAAAACTAGTCTAGGCAACATATTAATTTGCCTCTATTATAAAGTTATTGTACTGTGTTCTAGCTAGGAAAAACAGAGTACAGAGCCAGACATGCCATTTTCAATATTGACCTTGTATTCAGCAACATCAAATTTAATATCAAGAGGGCTTGAATTTATAAGTACAGAGCACACACACATATGTATAACAATAATTAATTCTGAAAAGGTTCAAGGGAAAAGGTTTAGGTGGTGAGTTGCTAGCCAATGGCGTTAACAAGGACCTACGGCTCACAATCACAAAGCTCCAATTTGGGTCGAAGGTACATGGTTCATGGGGGCTCATGGGAGGGTTCCACCCAATAAGTTTGGTTATACAAAGTcagaaatttatatatatatatatatacatatatatgtatgtacATCTAATAGGGCAATCCAAAGGCAAAAGTTATACATGTTGGTCTATTTTCATCAACACTGTTTGAGGGTCCACAAACACAGTCCAAGTtcataattttaataatcaaCCCATGTATCCTTGCTTATACACATATCTAGTCAACTCCCTTTTCTGAGACATTGTCCCATGTTACCTTATTCTctatgctctttttttttttcttctgttatGCATTTTATACAATCACTCCTAACCGAATTTAAGTATAGGTTAAAGATTAAGAAAGATGATTAAAATGAAGCAATTTTCATCAAGTTTGGAAAGCATTTATGTCACTGATTCAGGTGTCCATCATTGAGagttgattttttatttaaaaaaaaaaacaaattgggGGAGATATGGTATGTGTATGTCATAAATGTGGGGATATGGTATTAGAAAAAGCACAAAAAAGCTTAATATCTTATCCTCAAAAAGGGTCAAAACAAAAAAACAATTAAGAATTTGAAACGTTCGTTTGATCTctattatatttatgtttttttaactGATCCAACAACTGTAAAAAAGTAGAAAAGTATCTAACATTTTAAGgcagtaaaaaaaataaatataaataaataaagtcaCCACTTAAAAAGTACACAAAAGCTTTGTTGTTCATCCCACTGCTTAATAATTAAATTCAAGGATTGTGAGTTTCAATGCAAACGGTTGTAGCCTACACGCTCTTCCATGATTAAACCTTTGGCTGCTAATATGATTGGTCCACTGACGTCATTAATCCAAAAACTCAACTTATTATCGCTGCCTTGATTCTCTCCCAAATTTCTAttacaattttttaatttttgtttacaaCAAAGTCAGTGCAATCTCCTCCTTCAGCATTATTCTCGTTACCGTGGTCTGTCCCGTACACTAACATTTTCCTTCTCCTCTACTTGCACCGATTTTTCTTTTAGAAGAAAGAAAACAATTGCTTTGTTTAAGGCTGACAAAGTTATTTATTAATCCAGCCTTGATTAATCATAGATAAGTAAACGCCACGTGGCAAAGTCTGCATGCATAAGAGCAACGTAAACCGTCGTCACGTACAGATGAGTTTCGCACGTGGCGTCCGACGGTGGCAATTTAATAacgtgttaattatgattagggtAAGCCAACCCCCTCGTACTTCATGCATTTAGCTCCATTTGTCCAAAACCAGACGTGGGTTAGTGGCTGGGATCCAACCGTAATATTTCGCCAGTTTCCGAGGTCAATTTCGTCAGACCCAAAAGTACGACACTTCCAGTCCTAGAACCAATTGAGCGTtacagttttattttaaaaaattgtgtGTTTTTTTATTTGGGAATATTGAAACGGTGTCGTTTCAAACTGTGACGTAAAAAGGAACTCGGACAAACCCGTTCAAAATCTTAACATTCTTTTCCCTACCCTAAGCCAACATTTATACCTTTAAAACTATTTATTTTTGGAATAGAGCCGTAAACAGTGCAACTACTGTTACTAACAAAAAGAGAAAATGGCAAATTTGCCATGACTCGATATCATTAAGAACCAAATGGCACACATAAATTGAAGGGTAATTTCGTCTTTTCCGAGGTCTAGGCTCTAGGCTAGAATACGGTGTGCTTCATTTCTAAGTAGTATTTggggttgaaaaagaaaaagaacattagataaaaataaaaaaggaaaaaaaaaagtaaactgTAAAAGCGGTCCAGAGGCTCACTGCTACTTGACAAAATTAAGATGGGTTACAGTCAATGAATCAGAAATGCAGAGGTCATCCAGCTGGGGTGGATTGATTATCTCTCCTCTCTGAGCCAATTTAGCATATGTAGCATTGTTATTAACatttctactactactacgactgaTAACTGGGTCAACTCGGCCTTAGCCCGAGTCATGATTTGTCTTTTAAAATATAATCTCACCCTTCCAAACAAGAACCGGTAACTCGGACCCTTGTCTACTAATAAAGTTATAGTCAAAAACCCGGACGTGGTAGAAAGTAGAAAACAAAATCCTCATATAGGGTCAATTTCTTCCTTCTTGGCTAAAGGTATATTTATTACACACACAACATCTTAACCCCAAGTGGGGTCACAAACTTAACCATGGATTAGAACTTGGGTTAAAAAAACAAGTGGTTAAGAAGGACAACCACAAAACCAAGATTTTTATTATCAACAGTCATCActgctcatcatcatcatcaacattTCTTCCTTCttcctattcttcttcttctttttttttccccTCCTAGTCAACTAAAACTCACCATTTCTCTTtaacccttatatatatatatatattttttttttattttcttcttcaaaatcttGTAGGGCTATTGTATGGAATGGTGATGACTCATATTTATAATCTCCACAAACACCTAATTCTAACATACCCATAAAGCAGTACTGCCCTcttctttctttaattttatttttatttttgaatttttcttaCAAAGAAAAaattttaaatctttttttttttcttcttttgtatTTTGAGAACCCTAGATGTTTGAGCCATGGAAATAACCCCTACAatcaccaccaccaccgccactAACACAGGTAGTACGAAATCCCCAGAAGCTGAAAGCGAAACTCCGACCCGGATCCAACCCATTAAGCCTGTGTCCATTAGCAACGGAGTACTCAAACGCCACAACCCtcaccaccatcaccaccaccatcaccaccactTAGCGGCGGCAACCCCCGTAGTTGTTTCATACAGAGAATGCCTCAAAAACCACGCGGCAACCTTGGGAGGCCACGCCCTCGACGGCTGCGGCGAGTACATGCCTTCGCCCACGGCTACATCCACCGACCCAACTTCGCTCAAATGCGCTGCCTGTGGTTGCCACCGTAATTACCACCGCCGTGAGCCTGATGAGCAAGCTCTACCTCATCCAACAACTACCCATGTCATCGAGTACCAGCCTCACCACCGCCACCATCCTCCTCCCCCTCCCCCCCACCACGGCGGGAATCGGAGCCCCAATTCAGCTTCGCCTCCGCCGATCTCTTCGTCTTACTACCCATCGGCGCCCCACATGCTGTTAGCTCTTTCGACGGGGCTATCGGGTCCCGGGGCACAAGAGAACGCGTGTGGGGTTGGGGTGGCCGGTGGTGGTGGGATGGTGACACCGAGTTCCAACTCTCGGAAAAGGTTCAGGACGAAGTTCAGTCAGGAACAGAAAGAGAAGATGTACCAATTCGCGGAGCGGGTCGGGTGGAAGATGCAGAAGAGAGATGAGGATATTGTTATGGAGTTCTGCAATGAAGTTGGCGTGGACAAAGGGGTTCTCAAGGTCTGGATGCATAATAACAAGAACACACTTGGGAAGAAAGACGTTAATGGTGGCAGTGGGGGGAGGAGCAACAATATCCTCGAGCAAACCCATAACAATGGcggcagcagcaacaacaacaccaACAACAACAGTGAAAACGACAACGACAACATGCAGAATCTCAACCATTATAAAGATGATGATGGTGTAGCTCATGTTGCAACTAATgggtcatcttcttcttcttgatcTTTCATGAATAATAAACAAGGTGTTAGATAGAGTAAGACTACTGGTATTAATTagtttcttcttatttttacttaattttcttcttttctttcttattttgtttagagttttaATTAATGAGATCATCACTTTGTTGAGGATATAACATGGGAGCCATTGATTTATGCCAACCAAAGAAAACAAAATTAATTTGCTTATTTTCTTTTACTTGACACTACTTCTAATTACTAAGTTTTTATTAGTTTAGTAAGACTTCAATTCCTTTAAATTTAGCATCAATTTAGGTATCAAGACTCTTAATTTGATTTTTCTTATTTGCTAATTAGGATAGAATAATTTAAGGAAATGCGATTTTAATTTTTAGGGTAAGAAAGAGAATTGAAAAATTAATATAATGAATCTAATGTCTTATCAGAAATGACACTGAAAAAAGATTTAatgattttctttttctttctccttatCTTGTGTCCGGAAGAAAGAAGCAGAAAGTGCTTGTGCTTATAATGGGGTAGTTGCAAAATATTATTCTAGTTTATCCCCATTAGCTTTACacaattactttttttttaatttagtttaattaaaaggATAATAAAGTAATATATTTGTAGTATAAAAGCTGATCCAAGAGATCTTAATACGCCCTCAGTGTTAATTAATAACACATGAACTCCTATCATTATTAGACCTTTCTTCTATGATTAGTCTCCTGCATTTTCTCCACTATTTTAAGCAAACAttacattaattatataattaataaataggGCCTGCTGCTGTTGTGGAAATAGTTTAACAATGCTTGTGTTAATGTTCAATGTTTGTGATCTCACTAATGTTTCTAAAGCAATCTTATCATAtagttttttatttgatttttttttaacaaagtaTTTGATTTGATTTGTTTTGCTTAATTTTCTTTATAATTCACAAAGCTCAACCAAAAAGCATTTGAACTATTTGTTGTGTcacctttattattttttttagtttcttttttgtACTTTGGGTTGTATAGCTAGGCTAGGATTAGGCTAAAGATCCcaaaaatgtattaatttattgGATTTGATTAAATATGGTACACGGATTATGATGTGAGGATATAATTTTAATGTTAAAACAAAAACTCTAGCTTTCTATGTACTAATATTTTAATGATCACTTTCCTTTTAAGggaagtaaatatatatatcaaacttcatggaattttttttaatacatttaaataaGATGACGAGAGTAGTACTGAAATATCTATATGTTTGTTTTGGTATTTGGTCATTGATGAAGTCACTAATTCTTGGTTATGTGAGGGATTGAGTCCCAAGAACCAACTGCCTAAGCATGGTGTTCTGTCTTTAGcccttaattaattttaaaactagatatataaatataattgtttaattatttattaatatggGAATTTCTGGGCAACTCATGAAGTTTGACTACCTACATCATTAATTAAAAAAGCTAGAAAAAGGGGATCAATGCTGAGATTTCTTTGCTAGCTGGATTAAAGCTAGATGGGGTAAGGGAAATAAAGAAGCAAACAAACAAATCaatctataaatataattttatttaattgggCATATATTGGAAATATTGCAAAGGTTTTATTTTAAAGACAAATTTGGAGAAATTATAATAAAGTGATACAACGTCCGAAAATTGAATATTATTAAATGTAAAGAACCAAGAATGGGACTTTTTCTTTATGTTTACGTGTTTCAACTTGTTCAAGTAAAAATGCAATAAATTAAACAGTTGGGAAAGTACGGCATAGAAAAGTAAACTAGatcaataatttattttattttaaattttttataaaaagaaggtaaaaaaaaaacttaagtagTTGTTGGGAAGAggtgatgatgatgaaaataTTGCTTAATGAGGGAGCTAACTTTAAATGATTAGTGTTCAGGCTTTGTGTGCTTtgtttattcattttaaccaTTTCTAGTCTCTAGAACAAACTGCACTTTAGATCCCCCAACTATGTCAAAGTaattaaggttttttttttattttttaaaaaacttgtgtttatttatttattatgaaaaAGACCCACCAAACCAAATATCAatctctcactttctctctcattgaGAGAAGAAGAGAGTTTCATTGCAATAATCGGTTTAGTGAGAATGGAACATGAGACAGAGGGACCAAAAGTACAATAATGTCCAAAGCTTTAATTAAATATGACTGTATAACTCTTGTTTTTCTATTTGGTTTTTGCCCAAATTGATGTGGCATAGTTTTGGTCAAGCTATATATGGTGTTACTTTGAGTGAACATTTTCAAAGTTAATTCCCTCTCTACTTTGTTGTGGTAGAGGAGGAAAATTAATGATGCAACAAAGAGACATAATTGTCCAGGGCAGTTCATATTAtctaaaaaagaaagagaaataatagtaaaagaaaaagaagagttATGGGTAGTCTATTTCATTGGATTCTCTCATTGAGAGGGccttcttttttctttatttattttccctAATCAATTAATAGGCTATTTTATGGTCATTATAGGGCTTTTTGTCCAGGACATGTGGACTAGGACTACTAGTGGACTCTCTTTAACATCTAATCCCGAGAGGTCGGTGAGATTAACACTAAGTTTTGCTTTTGTTGAAAGCTCCTACACTATACAACCCTACCAAGTATATTCTTTTCTCATGtgattaatattaattaactCCCTCCTCTCCCCTCCTAAATTAAATTGTACCCCTGAACTGcttttgttatttaattaaatcagaTCAAAACTTATGGTtacatgaaagaaaaaaataataataaagttaaCCACATGATTATTTATTACTCAATATAAAGAGACTTCTAACCTTCATTATTAAAATCCTAATTGAAAGGCTCTAATTGAAGGGATGTGAGGTTATGTTCAACATCGATATTTTACCAAACAAAATCTTGATTAAGGAATAATATTAGCAAATAATTAAGCAGAATATTACAGAAATGTCATAgtctataatataatatacatatttaaacaaaTCAAATCTTCCATCATTGATAATAGTCTATATAAAAACCAATCTCCCCCACTTGCTTGAAACTCATTCAACTAATTGGCTGCGATGCTATTCCTTCTTCTGATAATCTTATCCACCAAACCATCTTCTTTCCTTtttaaatcttttgattttattattattatatgtttggggtgcttaattaattaattaattaaattatttttttgaaggAGTGTTTAGTTTATCTTGAAATTGGCTTTTTTCATATTTGAGATAGAATTTTCTTAAATGCATTGTCGTTTAGTTATCCATAAAGATGAGAACCGAATTTTGCATATCTTTACTATATGGCTTGGACACATTCATAATTAACAGCATAAAAGAAGCACACAAACATATAAATTGAAATTCATTTACAGCCAAGTCAAATGAAGGACCACTCAATTATTTTGCAGCATATATATAAAGATTAGTATAGTGcgctttttaatttttttttttaaatacttgtatatatatatatttttcttttcagTGAGGTAGTGGTCCAAGTATTTATTTTCTCCTCATATACCCTAACAATATATATCTATGATATATTCTAATTCCAATATCCTAATTCCTAAGATATTATCTCCATAAAACATATTGCAGCCCTATACTAATCAAACATTTAGTACTACCTTTTAAGATTTGTTTTGGGATCTAATGAACTACATATATAGTGTTAAAAAATATTGTCTCCCcaaaaaaacaaaatattgaACCTATCTGTTTATCTAAGATATTTATGAgtgtatgtgtatgtgtatgtgtatgtgtatggGAGGTATGGCAAGGGTTTGGAAGTATTATTATTGCCACCGAACAAAATGTACCACAAGTGTTATATATTAAGCTTACATGGATTAATTATCCCTATGGAAATATTGGTAGTACCAAAATTACTTGTTTCCAAAATAATTGAAGCCCAGCCCAAAGTATAGTCATGTCCAATCGAGTGATGTAGGTTAGAGATGGGCATGTGAGGGAAGAAGGAAGAGTTGATTTGTCTATCTTAAATTggaaactattttaaaaaaaaaaggtcatGGGTGTTAATTATTTAAGCTAATAAGAGAAGAGACCATGTGAGTGTGTGACTTTATATGAAGTTAATGAGTAAGGATAGAAAAATGGCCAAGCTCAATCTTTGGTAAAGATATCATAACTGAACTTGGATCTAAAGATTTTTGGCTAACAGTATTTGGCAAAAGCATTAAAATTTTGAATAGTACAATTAGGTAAATAATTCTAGCGCTGATGATGGGTCAGTCAGAGTGGCGTGTAAACTCTGCAAATTTCTAACCCCttgatttgtatttatttattttcaacttTTTTGGGTAGGGAGGATGAGTGAGGAGGACCATGGCAGATTAGGAAACATGTACTACTACTTAATGAAAATTCAGGCCCATAACATtagttttgaaaaataaaataaaatgaaaataatctgaaatataattatttttagattttttttaattaaatgggcATTTCATGGATAAGTGGACTAATTTTGGCGAAGTTCTTTttcttaatcttattattttCCTTTAATAATATTGGGAGCGGGAACATAATaaccaatttttagaaaataaatatatttaacacTATAGTATATAATTTAGAGGAGTGCTAAGAAAATTCTCAACTGTACTCTCTTTTATACTCTCTTTCATCTATTCATAACATCtagatattatttaattttttatattttaaacgtgattgatatattttaaatattttatttggtaTATGAAATTATAATATgagtatatataatatttttcttACAATGATATATcaaatttttataatattatatatgattttaagtGGGGAAATTTCTCTTTATActactttttactttttttttccaatttttacaaTATTAATTAAGTTAATACAAATTTATTCCCTAAATTTATTCACTTATACAGTTCATTAACTTTTAAAATTCTCTAATTACTATTTCTTCACTTCTCACCAATTATTTGCACTCTCACCGTTTCACTAGCTCATTTGTTGGAAATGAGGATAAATTTACCAATTCAAGAACTTCAGATGAATCTCGGTAAATCGGAGATGAATCTAAGAATACAAATCAGTAAGACTAATTATCAAACAATTAGAAAACGAAAAATATGAAAGCATAAATCAACACAAGTATATATACTGGTTCAGAACAAGATTAATGTGATTTTGAACCTAATCCAGTTTTAGGAaccactatctcttctttattCAATCAATGAAATGAGTACAAGACTTC
It encodes the following:
- the LOC133817994 gene encoding zinc-finger homeodomain protein 9-like, producing MEITPTITTTTATNTGSTKSPEAESETPTRIQPIKPVSISNGVLKRHNPHHHHHHHHHHLAAATPVVVSYRECLKNHAATLGGHALDGCGEYMPSPTATSTDPTSLKCAACGCHRNYHRREPDEQALPHPTTTHVIEYQPHHRHHPPPPPPHHGGNRSPNSASPPPISSSYYPSAPHMLLALSTGLSGPGAQENACGVGVAGGGGMVTPSSNSRKRFRTKFSQEQKEKMYQFAERVGWKMQKRDEDIVMEFCNEVGVDKGVLKVWMHNNKNTLGKKDVNGGSGGRSNNILEQTHNNGGSSNNNTNNNSENDNDNMQNLNHYKDDDGVAHVATNGSSSSS